The genomic region TGTATAGATGTGGTCGGCACTGATGACCTTCATGACATCTCCTTTTAATTCTATTTCGATAAAATCATACCCTAAAATATACAATAAGAAGGTAGTTAAATGAAAATAGTAGTAATCCAAGGTCCAAACCTCAATATGCTCGGAATCAGAGAACAGAACATCTATGGCCCGATGAAACTGGAAGATATCCATAAGCAGATGAAAGGATATGCAGAGCAGAACAAGCTTGAGATCGAATTCTTTCAGAGCAACCTCGAGGGTGAGATCGTAGATCGTATCCAGGAGTGTATCGGTGATGCTGACGGTATCATCATCAACCCGGCTGCCTATACGCATACTTCCATCGCTATCAGAGATGCGATTTCTGCAGTACAGCTTCCAACGATCGAAGTACATCTCTCAAATATTCATCAGAGAGAAGAGTTCAGACACAAGTCTCTTATCGCACCTGTATGTGCAGGGCAGATTGTAGGTATGGGACCGTTCAGTTACCACCTTGCAATGGTTGGTATGACGCAGATCCTTTCTGAAGTGGCAGCCATGAAGCAGGCGCAGCAGAAGGCACAGGAAGCTCAGGCCAAAGCCTAATCATACTCACTTCGATATTCTCTATGTAGGGTCGGTTCGCCGACCAGCCATAAGCAATATCGGTCGATAGATCGACCCTACACCCTTACTTTTAACCAAAGGCCTCCTATGAATTATATGCTCAAAGATGAAAATGCCATCTATTATGAATGCGGCTACAGTTGTGACAATGCCCTCTATCTTTCGCTGGGCTCCGAAGCATATTTCATAACGGACAGCCGCTATACCATTGATGCGCAGGAGCATATCAAAGGTGCGAGGGTGGTGATAGATGCAGACCTTTACGGACAGGCGGTCAGGCTTTTGAAAAAAGCCAGGGTCAAAAAGGTCCACTTCGATCCAAAGGAGTGGAGTGTGGCCGGTTTTGAGAAGATCTCTTCACAAACGAAGATCAGATTCAAACAGGTCATGGACCTTTCGCACAAAAAGCGCATTATCAAGAGTGATGAAGAGTTGAAGATCATTGCGAAAGCAGCCAAGCTGGGAGCCAAAGCTTTCAAAACACTGGCCAAAGAATTCAATACGAACGGTTTTAGTGAAAACGAGTTCACGTTGACACACCGTGCCAAAGCCATCCTGGGTGATTTTGGCAAGTATGACCTCAGTTTCGACCCTATTGTGGCCATCAATGCCAATGCGGCAAAACCGCATGCCACACCGACAAGAAGAAAACTCAAAAAAGGGGACCTTCTGCTTGTCGATGCCGGGCTCAAATACAAACGTTACTGTTCAGACAGGACCCGTACCGTATTTGCAGAGAAAGGATTTGCTTTTAAGACTGGCCAGATCTTTGGTAAAAAAAAGATCCAGAAGGCCTACGATACTGTACTCAAAGCACACGACAACGCCATTGCCAAGGCACGTTCAGGCATGAGAGCCAAAACGGTCGATGCACTGACACGCGATATTATTGAAAAGGCGGGATTTGGAAAGTATTATGTACACTCTACCGGACACGGAGTAGGCTTGGATATTCATGAAATGCCCTATATTTCAAAAAAGTCCGACACAGTCATAGAGGACGGTATGGTCTACACCATAGAACCGGGCATCTATATCCCCGGGAAGTTTGGTATACGTATCGAAGATATGGTGGCGATGGTGGACGGTAGAGCACAAGTGCTCTAAGTGAAAAATTTAAAGTGAAGAGTGAAGAGTGTCGGTATGCATTGCTTTGCAATGCTTCTGTGTTAGGTTTGTCACTGAGCACTTGGTGTGCCGATGCGTAGGCACCCATATTTGCAAAGCAAGGTGCCGGAGTCATCGTAGCATACTTGCGAAGTGACGCTTTTTTGTCTACTTTTTTTTAAAAAAAGTAGAGAAGAAACGAAATATTCAAAACAAAATTTAAAATACAAAAGGAACCTGTGGTGGTAAAAAGAAAAAAGCTGAATCAAGACCTGACATTGATTTTTACCCCGCATTTTCCCTATAATACAAACTCGAATTCCCGTATGAGATACAGGGCGCTTCTTGGGATCGGCGGGAATGTAGGTGATGTACTCCGGCGTTTCGAGCATCTTTTCTGGTATCTGAAAGCATCCAGATACGTTCATCTGCTGGAGAGTTCACCGATATTGGAGAATCCTCCGTTCGGTTTTCTCGAACAGAATGATTTTCTGAATGCGGTCATGCTCATAGAGACCGACCTGACACCGAAGCAGTTGCTGCGGTATGTTCTGAGAACAGAAAAAAGGTTCGGACGAAAACGTCTCTTTAAAGACGGTCCGAGAACACTGGATATCGACCTGATATTCTATGAGGATATCACGATGGAGAGTCGCGAACTGACGCTTCCGCATCCGGCATGGATGCAAAGGAGTTCGGTGCTGATCCCGCTGTCGCATATGTCCCGTCAGAGATGTACTTTGAATGAAAGTAAAAAAACAAAGGTAAGATAATGATCAACGAAACATTTGTAGCTTCAGATCCGAAAAGTGCTTATGAACAGGCAGTTGAAAAGTACGGTACCGATATCAAGATCGTCTCTGCCAAACAGGTGAAGTACAACGATGACGAGCTGCGCAGTGAAGTGGTCATTGCTGTTCCCAAAGCACTGTTCATGGAGAGATCGTTCGGTGCCCAGGCACTTCTGCCGGAAGTGAACGGAGAAGAGGAAGGGCTCCTTAATGAGATAGGCGATCTCAAGACACAGCTTGACGAGATGCGTGACGGACTGTTGCAGCAGGGAAGGTTCGGGGCAGTGGCGGACGATGTTAAAAAACGTTTCATGAAAAAAGGGATCGCAGAACGCTGGCTGGACAGCATTCTCATTCCGCTCATCGGCACACCGGTGATGGAAGATGCACAGCTGCTTGTCTCCTATCTTCTTGAAGAGATCGATGAAACGCTGAAGATCAAAGAAGAAGATATGGAAAGTTCAAAGATCATGATGCTTGTCGGCCCTACCGGTGTGGGAAAGACCACTACGATCGCCAAACTGGCGGCACGCTATGCCTATCTGCTTGACAGACCCTACAGGGTCGCACTCATCAACCTGGATAGTTACAAGGTCGGTGCCATAGAACAGTTGGCACATTATGCGGACATTATGCAGATCGAACACTACTCCATCGCTTCGGCCGAAGCGTTCCAGGAGAAGATCGAAGACCTGGCATCCTATGATGTCATACTGGTCGATACTGCGGGCATGTCCCCCTACGATACACAGAAATTCATCAAGACCGTAGAGTTCGTGACTACGGAGATACCCAAAAAGATCGAAGTGGCACTGGTACTGGCGGCGACGGTCAAGTATGAAGATATGGAAGACATTCATGAGAACTTCTCCTTTTTGAACCTTGATTCAGTCATCATTTCCAAGTTCGACGAGACGAAACATTTCGGTACACTGATGAACTTCATGCTGCTCTATGACCTGCCGATGAGCTACTTCTCTACAGGACAGGAAGTACCTGACGATCTGCTTGTGGCCAGCAAAGAGTACCTGCTTGAACAGTTCATCGGTGATGTGCATGAAGGCTGAGAATCAGGCACTCAGACTGGAGAGACTGATGCAGAAGCATCAGTGCCATCCGGAATATGAAGTCTGTTTTCCCCCTGTCTCGGTCAAGAAGAGCGCTTTGAAAAAGCTGACTGCAGGCGACCTTCTTCTTTTGGGGCTGGAGCATATGGAACTGCAGCTCCTCTCCAAAGAGGACGGCTGTGCCAAAGCGGTCCTCTCCTCGTATGACAAGGGGATGACCATTCGGATTACGGAGCATCTAAAAAGCCCCGTAAAACATGTTGATAGTAAAAAATATAAAAACCTGCTAATTTCTCTGGGAAAACTCAACAGCAGGGTACTGGAGATAGGCCATACGGTAGAGACAATGCAGATAGATCCCGAAAAGGTGCTGCTTTATGCAGAAGAGAAACTGCTCGCTAAAGGCAGGCTTGTTACGGTCGATGATGAGATCGCCGTAGAGATAAAAGAGGTAAAAGAGATATGAGTAAAGGGAAAGTACTGGTAGGTATGAGCGGCGGGGTTGATTCCACCGTGACAGCGATCCTGCTGCAAAAAGAGGGCTACGAGATTGAGGGGGTCTATATGAAGCTGCACCACAAGCCTGGCTACCATGAAGAGAACTATGCCAAGGCGCAACGTGTAGGAGAGTATCTCGGGATCAAGGTGAACTTCTACGATCTCAGCGAAGCCTTCAACAAGGAAGTCTACGAGTATTTTGTGGAGAGTTACAAAGAGGGGCTTACGCCAAATCCCTGTGTCATGTGCAACCGTACCATCAAATTCGGAAAGATGGTAGAGTTCGCTGACACTGTAGGGGCGGAATATGTTGCGACAGGTCATTATCTTAAATGTGACGGTGAATTCATTTATGCCGCAGACGACCTCAATAAAGACCAGAGCTATTTTCTCTGTGAAGTAAAAAAAGAGGTATTGCCCAGACTGCTTTTCCCCCTTGGCAGCTGGCAGAAAGACGATGTCAAAGCCTTTGCCTCCGACATCGAAGTGCTCAATGATCTTGCCACACAGAAAGAGAGTTCGGAGATCTGTTTCGTGGAGAACAGTTACGACGAGGTCCTTGCCAAGCATATGGATATCGATATTCCGGGTGAAACGGTCGATACAGAAGGCAATGTGGTAGGCACGCACAAAGGATATATGCATTACACTATCGGAAAGCGGAGAGGCTTCTTCGTCAACGGTGCGCACGACCCGCATTTTGTACTGGCCATCAAACCCGAAGAGAACCAGATCGTCGTAGGGACACGTGAAAAACTCGAAGAGAATGCCTTTGAGGTCAAGCAGATCAATCTCTTTGAAGACCTCACGGAGTTTGACTGCGACGTAAAAGTACGCTACCGAACCAAAGCAGTACCCTGCCATGTCAAGATAGAAGGTGACAGAGCGACCGTAGAGCTGCAGGAACCGGTGTTCGGCCTTGCCAAAGGGCAGATCGCCGCATTTTACAATGGTGACAGACTGCTCGGCGGCGGGGTGATCTGCTAAATTTTTTGTCATTTTAAAACGATCCGGCAAATATGTTATAATCTTTAGAAAGAGTGTAAGGAGATAGTGTGAAGTCAATGATCAAAAATGCATTACAGGCTTATGATTTTATTGATTTTGCATTGTTGTTCGGCTCTTATGCAAACGAAACGCAGAATGATATGAGCGATGTAGATATTGGCATTTATGTAGATCGCCCGATCGATCTGTTTGAACAGGGTGCCCTCATATCCGAACTTGAGGATGTGCTCGAAAAGAAGGTTGACCTTCTTGTGCTGAACGATCTCTATAAAGAAAACCCTAAAATGGCTTTCAATATCGTGGACAATCATACGTTGCTCTTCTGTCATACCACCGAGAACTATCTGATGTTCAAAACATATACCTATAAATACTATTTCGATCAAAAGCCCATGTTCGATATGTTCGATCAAGCCTTGCGTGAAAGGATAGAGAGTGGAACTTACGGAAAAACTCAAACATCTTGAGGAAAATATCAATATATTGCGCCAGATCAAACAGTCGGTAACGCTGGATGAGCTGAAAGTGAACAAGCGATATGAATGGGAAGTCAGGTACGGTCTTCTCGAGTCAATACAGGTTGTTATAGACATCGCCTGCAAGCTCTCCTCCCAATACAATCTTGGTAACCCAAAAAACTACAAAGCCTGTGTCAAACTGCTGCAGGAGCATGGTTACCTAAGTAATACCGTTGCAGAAAATGTTATAGGAATGGTAGGGTTACGCAACCTGCTTGTGCATGAATATATAGAAATAGATGAAGAAAAACTTTATCATTTTCTAGACCGACTGGATGACTTCATCTCCTTTGCACTTGAAATGAAAGACCATCTATGATCATGAATGGGTCAATTCAGATAGGTCTTCAACTCTTTATATAATTTGTTACTTCTTGTTGGCAAGATCCGCATCATGCTCATGGGAAGGAGTGAACTTGAAGAGTTTGTTTTCACGTTCTTTGCGTTTAATGTCTTTTTCCGACTTCTCTTTTCTGACAGAGGCTATCCACAAGCGGTTGACGAGCAGATAGACGAGTGAAGAGACAACGATGGAGTAGAAAGAGGTTCCCACATAGAGCGGCACGACGATATCGTCCCAGTGGTGGCTGAACCAGTCCATGGTGAGTTCCACATCTTCAATGCCCTCCCGGCCAAGAAAGAAGTTCCCTGTAAGGTATTCCATATAGTACATCGGCGGCATGGTAATGGGGTTGCTGAGCCAGACCATCGAGATGGCGATGGGTACGTTGAAACGGAAAAGAGGGGTAGTGAAAAGAACAGCCATCATCTGCATGGGCATCGGTATGAAGCCCCAGAAAAGGCCGACAAAGATACCCCTGCTGACACTTTTCCTGTTGATGCTCAAATACTCTCTTGGAAGATTGTATTTTTCTATAAAGGCATCAAGTTTGGCACTTAATTGTTTTTTCTTAAACGTTCTTCTTATCATGGAAAGTATTATCCAGCTCAATAATTTACATAAGTGTAGTACCGTAGAGCTTTAAATCACCTTTTGGGTGCTTTGAAGTGCCTTTTTATCAACTTTTGTGTAAAATACGCGTACTAATCTCCACACTAAGGTACATTTATGAGCGGATATATGATATTTTCCGGAACATCGAACCCTGAACTCTCACAAGAGATAGCCACCTACCTTGAAATGCCTCTTTCCCAGGCAAAGATCAACCGTTTTTCCGACGGTGAGATCAACGTTCAGATCGCAGAGAGTGTCCGTGGAAAAGATGTATTCATCGTTCAGCCGACCTCTGCGCCTGCCAATGCCAACCTGATGGAGCTGCTCATTATGACGGATGCACTCAAACGTTCTTCTGCGAAGTCTATTACGGCGGTCGTACCGTACTACGGGTATGCAAGACAGGACAGGAAAGCGGCACCGAGAGTACCGATCTCTGCAAAACTGGTCGCCAACCTTATGGAGACAGCGGGGATCACAAGAATGGTAACGGTAGACCTGCACGCATCACAGATACAGGGTTTCTTCGATATTCCGGTCGACAACCTTTATGGAGCGATCCTCTTCATGGATTACATCAAGGCCAAGAACTTTGCTAATCCTATCATCGCTTCTCCGGATATCGGCGGTGTGGCAAGAGCAAGATATTTTGCCAACAGACTGGGGCTCGATATGGTCATCGTCGACAAGCGACGTGAAAAAGCCAACGAGAGTGAAGTGATGAACATCATCGGTGATGTGGAAGGTAAAGATGTCATTCTCATCGATGATATGATCGATACGGCAGGCACCATGGTCAAAGCCGCTGCTGCACTGAAGAAGCTCGGTGCGACATCGGTGATGGCGTGTTGTACGCACCCTGTACTCTCCGGCCCTGCCTATGACCGCATAGAAGAGGGTGAACTTGACGAACTGGTCGTTGCCAATACCATTCCGATGACCAAACCCTCTCCGAAGATCAAAATGCTCTCTACCGCTTCCATGCTGGGAGAGGTGATCAGAAGAGTACACAACAATGAGAGTGTCAATTCGCTCTTCGAGACGAACTAAGAGAATTAAAAATTAACAAGTAAAAGTTAAAAATGAAGGCAGGCGGTGCAGCAGCTCCGCTTGTATTATAGGTGTAGGGTCGGTTTACCGACCGGCAAAGGAAAACAGTGTCAAAAAAAGTACCACAGAAGAATATTCGTAACTTCTCCATTATCGCTCATATCGACCATGGGAAGTCCACGCTGGCTGACCGTATCATTCAGGAGTGCGGTGCAGTTACCGACAGACAGATGTCTGCACAGGTGATGGACACGATGGATATCGAGAAGGAACGCGGTATAACCATCAAAGCGCAGTCGGTACGTTTGGACTATGTCAAGGACGGAGAGCATTATATTCTCAATCTCATTGACACTCCGGGCCACGTGGACTTCTCCTATGAGGTGAGCCGTTCGCTTGCCTCCTGTGAAGGAGCACTGCTGATCGTCGATGCGGCGCAGGGTGTGGAAGCACAGACCATTGCTAATGTCTACATTGCCATTGAGAATGATCTGGAGTTATTGCCGGTGGTCAACAAGATAGACCTGCCTGCCGCAGACCCGGACAGGGTACTGAGTGAACTGGAAGAGGCCATCGGTATCGATGCTACGGAACATGCACTCGTCTCTGCAAAGACAGGAGAGGGTGTCAAAGAGCTTATCGATATGGTCGTTGAGCGTATTCCCGCACCGGCAGGTAATGAGGAAGCACCTCTCAAGGCACTCATCTACGACAGCTGGTTCGACAATTACCTGGGTGCACTGGCGTTGATACGTGTCTTTGAAGGGACGCTCCGAAAGGGGCAGAAGATCAAGATCATGGGAACCAAAGAGGAGCATCAGGTTCTGGACATGATGTACCCCAATCCCATCAAGCCCATCAAGACCGATGTCATCAATACCGGTGAGGTCGGCATCGTGGTCACGGGTCTGAAGACGGTTGAGGCACTGCAGGTTGGAGATACCATTACCGATGCCAAGAATCCGACAGCAGAAGCTATAGGCGGGTTTGATCCTGCCAAGCCGTTTGTCTTTGCAGGAATTTATCCGATCGAAACAGACAAGTTCGAAGACCTGCGTGATGCACTGAATAAACTCAAACTCAATGACTCCTCACTGAGCTTCGAACCGGAAAGTTCCATGGCACTTGGTTCGGGTTTCAGAACCGGTTTCCTCGGTATGCTGCACATGGAGGTGGTCAAGGAGCGTCTTGAGAGAGAGTTCAATCTTGAACTGATCGCTACAGCACCGACCGTGGTCTACCGTGTCAAGAAGACGGACGGGGAAGAGGTTGAGATACAGAACCCTTCCGAACTGCCTGAACCGCAAAAGATCGATACGATCTACGAGCCTTATGTCAAAGCGACCATCCTGACACCGCAGGAGTATGTGGGCAACCTTATCAAGCTGCTCAATGACCGTCGGGGTATTCAGATCAAGATGGATTACCTCAATGAGACGCGTGTTCTGATGGAGTATGATATTCCTATGAACGAGATCGTCATGGACTTCTACGACAAACTCAAGTCCATTACCAAAGGGTATGCGAGTTTCGACTATGAGCCCATTGGTTTCAGAGAAGGGAAACTTGTCAAGCTCGACATACGTGTGGCAGGCGAAGTGGTCGATTCACTCTCCATCATTGTGCCGGAAGAGAAGGCGCGTACAAGAGGGCTTGCCTTTGTGGCACAGCTCAAGGAACTCATTCCGAGACAGCTCTTCGAAGTGGCGATACAGGCGAGTATCGGTAACAATGTCATTGCACGATCCAACGTCAAATCGATGGGTAAGAACGTTACGGCAAAATGTTACGGCGGGGACATTACCCGTAAGCGTAAACTGCTC from Sulfurovum riftiae harbors:
- the aroQ gene encoding type II 3-dehydroquinate dehydratase, with protein sequence MKIVVIQGPNLNMLGIREQNIYGPMKLEDIHKQMKGYAEQNKLEIEFFQSNLEGEIVDRIQECIGDADGIIINPAAYTHTSIAIRDAISAVQLPTIEVHLSNIHQREEFRHKSLIAPVCAGQIVGMGPFSYHLAMVGMTQILSEVAAMKQAQQKAQEAQAKA
- a CDS encoding M24 family metallopeptidase; amino-acid sequence: MNYMLKDENAIYYECGYSCDNALYLSLGSEAYFITDSRYTIDAQEHIKGARVVIDADLYGQAVRLLKKARVKKVHFDPKEWSVAGFEKISSQTKIRFKQVMDLSHKKRIIKSDEELKIIAKAAKLGAKAFKTLAKEFNTNGFSENEFTLTHRAKAILGDFGKYDLSFDPIVAINANAAKPHATPTRRKLKKGDLLLVDAGLKYKRYCSDRTRTVFAEKGFAFKTGQIFGKKKIQKAYDTVLKAHDNAIAKARSGMRAKTVDALTRDIIEKAGFGKYYVHSTGHGVGLDIHEMPYISKKSDTVIEDGMVYTIEPGIYIPGKFGIRIEDMVAMVDGRAQVL
- the folK gene encoding 2-amino-4-hydroxy-6-hydroxymethyldihydropteridine diphosphokinase, with protein sequence MRYRALLGIGGNVGDVLRRFEHLFWYLKASRYVHLLESSPILENPPFGFLEQNDFLNAVMLIETDLTPKQLLRYVLRTEKRFGRKRLFKDGPRTLDIDLIFYEDITMESRELTLPHPAWMQRSSVLIPLSHMSRQRCTLNESKKTKVR
- a CDS encoding flagellar biosynthesis protein FlhF, which gives rise to MINETFVASDPKSAYEQAVEKYGTDIKIVSAKQVKYNDDELRSEVVIAVPKALFMERSFGAQALLPEVNGEEEGLLNEIGDLKTQLDEMRDGLLQQGRFGAVADDVKKRFMKKGIAERWLDSILIPLIGTPVMEDAQLLVSYLLEEIDETLKIKEEDMESSKIMMLVGPTGVGKTTTIAKLAARYAYLLDRPYRVALINLDSYKVGAIEQLAHYADIMQIEHYSIASAEAFQEKIEDLASYDVILVDTAGMSPYDTQKFIKTVEFVTTEIPKKIEVALVLAATVKYEDMEDIHENFSFLNLDSVIISKFDETKHFGTLMNFMLLYDLPMSYFSTGQEVPDDLLVASKEYLLEQFIGDVHEG
- a CDS encoding FliM/FliN family flagellar motor C-terminal domain-containing protein, with translation MKAENQALRLERLMQKHQCHPEYEVCFPPVSVKKSALKKLTAGDLLLLGLEHMELQLLSKEDGCAKAVLSSYDKGMTIRITEHLKSPVKHVDSKKYKNLLISLGKLNSRVLEIGHTVETMQIDPEKVLLYAEEKLLAKGRLVTVDDEIAVEIKEVKEI
- the mnmA gene encoding tRNA 2-thiouridine(34) synthase MnmA; this encodes MSKGKVLVGMSGGVDSTVTAILLQKEGYEIEGVYMKLHHKPGYHEENYAKAQRVGEYLGIKVNFYDLSEAFNKEVYEYFVESYKEGLTPNPCVMCNRTIKFGKMVEFADTVGAEYVATGHYLKCDGEFIYAADDLNKDQSYFLCEVKKEVLPRLLFPLGSWQKDDVKAFASDIEVLNDLATQKESSEICFVENSYDEVLAKHMDIDIPGETVDTEGNVVGTHKGYMHYTIGKRRGFFVNGAHDPHFVLAIKPEENQIVVGTREKLEENAFEVKQINLFEDLTEFDCDVKVRYRTKAVPCHVKIEGDRATVELQEPVFGLAKGQIAAFYNGDRLLGGGVIC
- the mntA gene encoding type VII toxin-antitoxin system MntA family adenylyltransferase antitoxin; this translates as MIKNALQAYDFIDFALLFGSYANETQNDMSDVDIGIYVDRPIDLFEQGALISELEDVLEKKVDLLVLNDLYKENPKMAFNIVDNHTLLFCHTTENYLMFKTYTYKYYFDQKPMFDMFDQALRERIESGTYGKTQTS
- the hepT gene encoding type VII toxin-antitoxin system HepT family RNase toxin; this translates as MELTEKLKHLEENINILRQIKQSVTLDELKVNKRYEWEVRYGLLESIQVVIDIACKLSSQYNLGNPKNYKACVKLLQEHGYLSNTVAENVIGMVGLRNLLVHEYIEIDEEKLYHFLDRLDDFISFALEMKDHL
- a CDS encoding DUF2062 domain-containing protein, translating into MIRRTFKKKQLSAKLDAFIEKYNLPREYLSINRKSVSRGIFVGLFWGFIPMPMQMMAVLFTTPLFRFNVPIAISMVWLSNPITMPPMYYMEYLTGNFFLGREGIEDVELTMDWFSHHWDDIVVPLYVGTSFYSIVVSSLVYLLVNRLWIASVRKEKSEKDIKRKERENKLFKFTPSHEHDADLANKK
- a CDS encoding ribose-phosphate pyrophosphokinase, producing the protein MSGYMIFSGTSNPELSQEIATYLEMPLSQAKINRFSDGEINVQIAESVRGKDVFIVQPTSAPANANLMELLIMTDALKRSSAKSITAVVPYYGYARQDRKAAPRVPISAKLVANLMETAGITRMVTVDLHASQIQGFFDIPVDNLYGAILFMDYIKAKNFANPIIASPDIGGVARARYFANRLGLDMVIVDKRREKANESEVMNIIGDVEGKDVILIDDMIDTAGTMVKAAAALKKLGATSVMACCTHPVLSGPAYDRIEEGELDELVVANTIPMTKPSPKIKMLSTASMLGEVIRRVHNNESVNSLFETN
- the lepA gene encoding translation elongation factor 4 is translated as MSKKVPQKNIRNFSIIAHIDHGKSTLADRIIQECGAVTDRQMSAQVMDTMDIEKERGITIKAQSVRLDYVKDGEHYILNLIDTPGHVDFSYEVSRSLASCEGALLIVDAAQGVEAQTIANVYIAIENDLELLPVVNKIDLPAADPDRVLSELEEAIGIDATEHALVSAKTGEGVKELIDMVVERIPAPAGNEEAPLKALIYDSWFDNYLGALALIRVFEGTLRKGQKIKIMGTKEEHQVLDMMYPNPIKPIKTDVINTGEVGIVVTGLKTVEALQVGDTITDAKNPTAEAIGGFDPAKPFVFAGIYPIETDKFEDLRDALNKLKLNDSSLSFEPESSMALGSGFRTGFLGMLHMEVVKERLEREFNLELIATAPTVVYRVKKTDGEEVEIQNPSELPEPQKIDTIYEPYVKATILTPQEYVGNLIKLLNDRRGIQIKMDYLNETRVLMEYDIPMNEIVMDFYDKLKSITKGYASFDYEPIGFREGKLVKLDIRVAGEVVDSLSIIVPEEKARTRGLAFVAQLKELIPRQLFEVAIQASIGNNVIARSNVKSMGKNVTAKCYGGDITRKRKLLEKQKAGKKRMKAIGKVQVPQEAFMAVLKLDS